The stretch of DNA CCACAACATTCCAGTTAAAATGACATTGCTAGGTTTTCTTAAATCTGAAGGCAATCTTACATGTGTTACCTGGGCTTGGTGAGAGTGTATGCTACACTGCTTACCCTACACACGGTTGCTGGTTATGGTAAAGTGCCTCTTGTCCTGGCCTTGAAATAACATATTAGCTGTCAGTGGTGCTGTTTCTTGGCAGAGGTAACAATAAGAAGGCATGGTGGTATGTTGGGAATGTCCCTGAATTCTTCTGGTATTTAAATAAGAGGGTTGGAAGGTCCCGAGAGCTGGTTACATTGTACCCTGCAGTTTTTAGGAGCTTaataaaagagtattttttcctGATGGTTTACTCTTTGTGCTATAATGCATGACAGAGGAAATAAGCTGAGATGATAAACTGGTAGATTGTTTTCATAAGCTGGAGTTTCACTGTGTGATGATTTGCTGAAGTGGTAATTTACTTTTTGTATTGTGCAGAGGATGCCTTCTCTGGCATGGAGTGGATGGTGGAGAAGATGGATCTGAAGGAATTTGATTTTGATGCCCTGTTAGGTATGGAACATCTGGAAGCCACCGTCTCACCAGACGAGCTGATGGCCACGTTGGAAGACACGTGTGATCTATTTAATGCTGCCTTCCAGGATATTCACAACAAAGAACTTCCACTGATAAATAACATAATCACCCATCTCCCTGAATCCCCCGTTGGAGCAGATCCAATGGCCCCATTGGCTTCCCTCTGgtcttttcccctctccccagggTCTCTGACTTCCACTTCAGACCACTCATTTAGTTTAGAGCTAGGAAGTGAAGTGGATGTtctggaaggagaaagaaagagggagtACCCCACTGTTGTGATGGTGATCACCAAGTCTGAGAAAGAGGATGAGAGCCACTCTGATGATAGTGGAATATGCATGAGCCCAGACTCCTACCTGGGAACCCCCCAACACAGCCCCACCAATTCACTTGGATCCCCCAATGGCAACCAGTTCCCTGCAGATGCCCCCTGTGGCTCTGTGCGGTCCAAACCATACGATCATCCAGCAGAGAAGGTAGTGTCAGCAAAggtgaaaggagaaaagaaaatcgATAAGAAACTAAAAAAGATGGAGCAGAATAAGACTGCTGCCACACGTTACCGGCAGAAAAAGAGGGCGGAGCAGGAGGCACTGTCTGGGGAGTGCAGAGAGTTGGAGCAGAAGAACCAGGCCCTGAAGGAGAAAGCAGATTCCCTTAGTAAGGAAATTCAGTACTTAAAAGATCTGATAGAAGAGGTCCGCAAGGCCAAGGGCAAAAGAGCTAGAGTCCCCGAGTAGGGTAGTCAGCAGTGTTGTGTGCATGTATATAAGTTTCTTGCTAAAGCTGTGTATTGCTGtctaataaataattttgtagTAAATGTGCAATGATGGTGTGTGATGAGTGGTACCTGTAAAACCAGCATGATTTGAACCACACCTAGGTGTAAGTACAAGCACAACAAGCTATTGCGTGTCTTGTGAGTGCAGTGTGTCACTTGTGCTGCTTGTTCTGGGTGTGGGTGCAGTGCAAGTGCACAGGGTCCTTGGAACTGGAGTGTGTGTAAAGTGTCTCAGTTGACCTGTTCTTCCATAATTCACATGTATTCTAAAGCAAGGGCATCCCACTCAGGTGCCTCAGGGTTTTCAGCAAATCTGTAAACCCGTTGGAACAAGTGAGATTAGAGAGTCTATGGAAGACACAAGGTCAGTAATACCGTATGGTGGGAGGTGCTTATTTTCAGGCGTCAGTATTTCTctgaagggaggaaaaggctccagggacaaAAAGTGTGAACAGTGGTTTAAGAAAACTTGCTAGGAGACAAGTCCAGAGGAAGCACCAGTGTTAACTGCCCTTGGGTTGCAGTTAACCCCATCACTGTGGGTCTCCCTAGtgcccacaccagagcaggagctgttgCCTGGCCCTGTTAAACTGGTGTGAGCTGGGCCAGGTGGGTGGGATTACTGAGGTGTTCTTATTGATGGGTCACGTTCCTGTATCAGTGTGAAAGTTGATTCGGCCAGCCACTGATGAGTCAAGTTTTAAACTATAAATTTGCCTTTGCTTAACCATGGCTATAGCTGAGTTGGTCCATAAAACTAGTTCAGCTCTAGTCCCGCCTCAGCTGTGTAGGGAGGGTACTGGTGTGGTGGAGCACCTGTGTTCGGATGTGTGGGTGTTAAGGACTTGGGATGTGCCATTTTTAACTACATGTTAAAATTTTTGGGTGCTGATACCCTCGTTTAACACTGCTTAATCCCTTTGGCATGTGGACACTAGACTGGCTTCttgagctgctgggctcaggtGCTGGACATCTGAGCCTGGCTGGCACATACATGCGGTGCAGTGACATCAGGGCTCCAGTCCATGCTGGAGTGGGGAGGGAAAAGGTCCTTAAGGGAACTTTGGAGAATGGTTTCTCCAGTTGCAGCCTGCTGGGCATAGTGGTCTGTGACATTTGAGCTCCTTAAGCCCTCAAGTTAGGGCTGCAGTCTGTCATCCTGCTCCTTGCCCAAGCCATTAGGTGAGGTGGGATaacagctgtgtgctgggggccctgctgtgccaagGCTGCTCCAGCCGATggatggtgctgctggcagcaggagctggctgctgccatgGAGGGCTGAGTGGGCCAGGCCCTCAGTGGCACCTGTCTGTGCTTATGGCTGTGCCTGGGTGCTACTTAAATTACAAGAAGGCTCCCCATCAGGAGGTAGGGCTCGTGCCACACTGTGGCGGGGGTGGATAACTAAGACTCTCCCCTTGGTATCATGAGACAATTTGAGTAGTCCCAAACCCCTGGGTAAGGGCACTGGTGACCAGGTACTGTATGAATAGGATGCACTGCAAGCTGGAGACTGCAAGCAGGGACTCTGTTGTGGTTTAGGAGGCAGACCAATGTAATAGGTGTCCTTCAAATGAGCTGTGTCAGCCAGGTTGGGGACGGGGGTAATTAGAGGCAGAAAAGCTCCAAGATTTTGGTCAAATTTGCATCTGAGGTGTCATTGTGCTTGGTGTCAGTTGAGCCACAGGAAAGTGTCTATGAGTCTATCAGTTGGTGGCTTCCCTGTGCAGGGGAAAACTCTCCTCTCCTCTGATCCCCCTTTCCCTCAGGGCAACCACCTCTTCTTCCCTTAGAGCCCTAGCAACTTCTGCTTacacctggcagcagccagggctgagggagcaTCTCCTGTGTTCTGCTACCCTTACTCAGTTCTCCTGAAGCCTGAAAAAATTGGCAGCACATTCATCCTCTCCCCACCCCTGTttgtggggtggggaggggataaatgccctggcagccctggcaggactGTCGGTGAGCCACTTGTGGCTAAAACCGATTTTTGCCCCCATTCATGCTCTTCAGGCGGATGAGGCAGTGTCTGAGCTGGCCAGTAAATACATGTTTCTGGTTTCTACCGCCTGCAGAGGGTATGCAGGTCCAATTTACCAAATGACACTCACTCCAGGGAAGGCAGATCAGAGCTGGAACAGGTGAGGAGGAATGCATGATGCATCCATGCTgctttgctctctgcagccaTGTGTGTGCTTTACAGAACTCCTTGCAGGAGAGTCAGAAACCTGCCCTTAAAGAGCAATCAGCGCTGTGAGTGCTTGCTGAGGCTCCAAGCCTGTGGCTTTGCAGAGGCAGCCCATATGGCAATCTCCTGCAACGCCTGCTGAAATGACGCTGTGTTTCCATACTTAGTAACTTAGTTAAGATTTTACAGGGGCTGGAGATCAGGGCTGACTCTTCCTCTGCATTTTTTATCTAGACTTTTCCGCCAGCCTTCAGTTAGGCACAGCAAGCATCACGCCACTTAGCTCTGCAGACCAGCAGCTtgtccagcctgcagcaggagccaaggaACACCCAGGACACGGTCACAAGCTCCAGCCCACATGGGTAAAATGTCTGATAGTCTTCTGCCTAGTAActgattttatattttgcaaACTGCTGGagctctctcctttttctcacAGCCTCACTGAACAAATGTGCTTCAACTGATTCCTTGCAGCTTGGATAGAGCATGATACCACATCCAGAACTAGACTGTAGTGCATGAAATGCAGGCTTTACCTACCCCTGGAGGAGCCTAGTTCTGCCACATCCATGGAAACAGCAGAATTCCCCCAATCTGCATTATATAAAATCTGTTTGAATCTGAAGTTGGCACAGCTGATGGGATTTCtgtctcaattatttttcctctgaattGAGGGCAGTGAGGTAGACTTCACGTGCACAGGGTGCATGACCCTCAGGCTCCAATCCCTCAGCCAGTTTTGTGCTTTGTGGTAAACAGGAGTCCAGTACTCCCCCACATAACCAACCAACCTACAGTTCACTGCTCACAAAGCCCCTTCTCACAAGCTTGTTTCTGCTGTTATCATAATATTTATAGCTACCTTCCTCTTCACCCTGCCTTTAGAGAGACCCAGGTGCATGCCCTTctctttcaaaaggaaaaggggaaaacatCACTGCAGATAACTTCTTCACGTGCGTGTGTGGAGAATCAGATGCACCTTTGCAGAGAGcttacaaaaataaatccacAGCTGCAGTGTTGGGGAATGAAGAAAGAATGATGATAAAATCTTTCAAATAGCTTTTGCCCTGGCAGAAAGCCCAGAAATAGCTGCAAGGACAGGCTGTCCTTTGGGAGATTAATGCTCCTCCAGTGCTCCAAAGCTGGACTATAGAAAGAAAATGTGGCTTATTCTGATGCAGTTTCACACAGCGATTGTCCATTCATAgcctttttttgggggtgggaaaTCTATACAGTTTTGGCCAGAAGAATACCAGTTTTTTTTATCTTCCCATAGACTTAGGccttcagggaaaaaatacccccaaaaaacccaacaaacaggCTCTCTATTGTCCTTCCTATTGGCGTAATTTTCATCTTGTGCATACTAATTTTTTCTCAGTATGGCCCAAGTAGCTTCTGGAGATATCCTACcttcctctgtcctgctgtATTCACAAGCCTTCCCATGCAGTGCTGCACATAAACTCATcttacatttcatttccagtGCAAAGGCCGTCTTGGGTTCTCAACATGAGCATCCCTTGCTGGGCCAGAAGTGCTCACCTTTGCTGACTTTTTCATTGAAATGCTTCAGGCCCTGTGAAGTAACAGAGGAAATCAGTCCCCTGACCTAGGCAATACTATTTTGGCTGCTCAGGTATCCCAGGTATGCAGTCTTTGCATTATTTTCAGTGCACTCATACAGTGTCAGAAGTGAATGAAGTCACCGAATGAAGGAAGCTGGCTGCACCCACAAGCTCCAGTTTCCCTATTACAGAGGTGCATGCTCTCCAAGTGATGGCCAGCAACCTCTCacttctccttcagctgctctcttcctctcttttgcACGTGCACACCCTTTTAAGGAATGGCTGGAGCGAGTTCCAGGCGCAGCAGATGCATCAGCTTAATTTATATAGGGCAGAGAATCTCCTAGTCCTGAAACTCCTCTGCATGTCCATTGCAGTGTGCAGGCAGATGGAGAAAGAGCCCTGGTCTTTGCCTCCCATTAAAGGAGATAAATGATCTTGCTGGCGTGCAAACGCTGCAGCTCAGGACAGACCAGCTTGGCTATGTTACTGTTTAGCCCTGCCAACTGcttatttcttcagaaaaaggcGTGTGTAAGCCTCTAGACAGCTGCCGAGCAACCTTCATGCTTTTTGTGTCCCCCACCCCCACCAGTTAGTGGTTGGCTCTGTTAATCCTATTTAACATAACTTCAGACAGACATGCAAACCTTTAATCCCTCTCCAACCTACCAACCCTTCAGCCTGCCTTGGCTGGAGTTGCACATTTTGAGCTGTAAGCAGGCAGTAGGCAGTCTGTCTTCTTTCCCACTCCTCATTTTGACTTGAATTGATGGGTCTTTATGTCTCAAAATGAGGAACTTTTCTGAGTTATTCAGGGCCCTGCAGCTGTGTACCCTTTTTTACATTAACCAGTCCCCTTCCTGAAGCATTCAGGAACCTGTAAGTGCTGTAGGTGCTCATGCTGTGTTGATCATCAACAAAACTGAAATGTAAGGCagtcatggaaaaaaaaccccagagggTAAGATTGGCTAAAGTTTTTAGGACTCTCCCCCTACCCCTTGATTTTCCCCTATagctttttcagtgttttcaatCTCATTTGCCTGAGCAAGTTCATTGGCAGCCAGGTTTGTTACTGCTATGTCATTTCAGAGGCAAGAAGTTGATGTTTTCTTGGTTTACATTTGCAACCCTCCCCTctctgacacacacacagtgctggTAGTAGCTGTTGTTGCTTTCTGTGGCAAGGAAGTGGAGACTTGCTGATACAGCAGAGGCTGTATGGGCTTACATTTGTTTGTACCCACTGGaacaaatttccttttttttgctttccattcGCATAACAAGGGAGCAATAGGCCATTAAGAGGCTTGATGAATCTTATTCACACTAAGCTAGCTCAAGGCTGAGCATCTGGGAACTATTCTAAACAGTTTCCCTGGAAAGGTTCTACCACACTAATAACACTCCAGAGCTGTTATTTGCATTCATGTTAAagctgctgctactgctgcccATTCTGactccctgctgcctgtgggtGGAGATGCCCTGTAAGATGGCACCCTCACCATCCCCTAGCTCAGCTGCCTCTATTTTCTGCTGCAAGATGCTCAGCTGGTGTcgcagagctgggaagggagccAGCAGCCTGATGAGCTCAGCGAGCACGCGGCGTTggcccagcagcagtgggacacGGCCCTGCGCCGCCGCTCACAGATGCGCGGGAAAGAAATGCTGTCCAGCAGGTCCAAAGGTTGCTGTGGCCTGCAGCCCATCAGCTTCCAGCGTGGGAAACAGGTTGGAGGCCAACTAGGAAAAGCAGCCAtggaagctgctgcttccctgatCCCGTCCTGTCTCTTCCATCGGGCAGAGAAGTCTGGCTGCAAAGAGCAAAGAttacagaattatagaatggtttgtgttggaagggaccttagagatcatcccattccaacccccctgccagggacacctttctCTAGAGCAGGTTGCTCGAAGCCCCTATTCTGCCTGGCCTCAACCACTTATAGGGATAGAGCAGTTGCTCCAAGGTAGCCACCtcctggggtcccagcacagctggcatcCTCTGGGCATGGCTAGACAGACAGCTGGGAGCATGAGAAGGTGCCTGCATTCAGCTTCACCCCAGGCATGTGCAACAGGCTGGTACCTGTTCTTCCCTCTCCTTTGAAGATGTTCCCCTCACGGGGCACCACCTGTCCTTACCTACCCAATATTCAGGTGGCAATGCTCTTCTTTCCTAGGAGCTCATACCCTGCCAGAGAGGGGGAAAGTCAAGGCTGCAACATATTAGATGTTTGCCCTTGCAGATGGTATCTCTATCAGCCACCATTcacttctgcttctttttcttcctctcaaaaaataaagtttaatttatttaaggATACTGTTGACTCTGCAATCAAGTTTACTTTCAAATGGCAAAATTCAGTCTGTCAGGTAGCTTTACTCCCCTTGACAACATAATGCCTCAAGAAGTATGTTGGTTACTTGTCTTGGCCTTAATAGTCTTTCCAGCCAGTAGTAAGAGCTGCCACCCAGTTCTGAAACTCCACTGATCTGGGTGTTATTATCCCcactgagagctgctctgggccccaCTTTCAAGTTCCTCATTAGCTGTGAAAGAAGAGCTTTCCTGTTGCTTACATTTGCAAACAAACAGGCTGGGTTTTGCACAAAGAGACTGAACTGCACTACCCTCCTGCCCTTTTCTGGAGCAAGGAAGGACAGCTTTGCTTCCCTcagcctgcaggagaagggCCCAGGAGCTGAACAACCGCAGAAACAAGGGTGCGTAGGAGGAATGGgtagaggaggagcaggaaaggacATGAAAGACTTCTGTAGGGTCATAGGAAATGCCAAATACTGAAGATGAAGgcttaaaacaaaataacaccCCAGAAATCTACCTCCTTCAGTCAAGTTGTGGCATAGCCAGCTTTTTCACACAGTTAATTATCCTCATGACAGCTCcacacagagctgcttgtgTTAGGCCAGCTCACATGCACTGCAGCAGGCACACAGTGCAGAAGTTTTAAGGAGACATGTGCTGAATACATATTTTGCTcaactattttttaaaacaatagtGCTTCCGTTCTTTTAAGAAGATTTTCCCccacattttttaatttttggaagtaagaacaaagtaaaaaaaaaagggaattgtTCTTTAAACTGTTCTATACTTACCACTTCTGGCTGCAGATTGTTGGACCTGATCCTATTAGAAGAAATCCCCTCCCACGTGCTATTACCCAATTTCCAGTACACACACTTCAGTACATTCACTATTTATTTCCCCTCTCTGGATCTCATATATCCAAGTGACCTTTCCTCCTATGCAGACAACAGGAAAACAACTCAACAGAGGAGGCACAGAGTTAAAATGACAGCACCAGGAACTATAATCAGAGGACAGGGAAAACATAAGTGaattcctgcctgtgctggcatcaagcagctgctgctcaggtcAGACAGGCCCCTTGTAATCAACTCCTGAGCTTAACCAAAGCTTGGCATTAGTCCTTCTCcttacctattttttttttctccaaaggaaaaaaagggaacacattttccatctttttaGGTAAGGGGCAGGATAAGGCAGTGGCAGAGCCACCCAAGAAGCACATTCTGAGTGGTGTAGCAAGGAAGTTTCTGGAACAACACTCCCACCTGCAGGGCCTTCTGTTCATTACAGCTGGGAATTTAGTGGTAGTCTGAGAGAAAACAACTTCCCTTCAACCCAGCACCACAGGTCATGCTCAGATTTTAATCTGATGCCAAGACTAACATCTGGGTCACAAGCCCTCCTGGCTACAGGACCTGGCAACACTCAGCAGTGGTGCCCTGATGGCATGGCTGTATCTCAGTGGGACACTCAGCTATAAACATTCAAAGGACACTTTCTCTGTGTGAGAGCTCCTCCTTGGAGAAAGGGAAGATTGTGAGTAGCCAAGACGGAGGAGTCATCTCCATTCCAAGCTGCACTCTTTGAAGGCCTAAGCATGTCAGAGAGATGATTTAACATATGTGTTAACATGAATTGGAGAGGCCATTCACACAACTGAGTCATCCTAAAGAGAGGAATGCTTGGATCATAGCAATGACACGCTCGTCTTCATCACTGTCATAATAATCACTACTACAAAGGCAAAGAGAGACAGAGTCTGCAACAATTATTTAATCAAACAACATATAAAAACTTTTTGCAATGACTGACAGACCTGACAGGGGCTGTAATCAGAACCCAAACTGCAGGGTTACTCAAGTTTAACAGTCTTTCAAAGCATCCTTCCCTTCTTAATGCTGGTTCAAAACATTTCTCCATTCAGATACAGTACTTTCAATACTCCCTGCCAAAAAACACAGGTAGCAGGAGCCTTATATcctgaggaaggggaaaaagatttttatttggCTTGGTTCACCCTTCTACATCAAGAATGCAAGACATGCTGGCTGCAGGAAGATAATTATCAGGATAACACACCTCAGAGTCAAGAGCACCTCTGTGGCTTTAGCTGGCCAGTAACAAGCTCTGCATCTAGGCAGTGCCGCTCTGCAAGTCCCACACAGAGGCACATCCCCCATGTGCCATCTCAAACATGCCAAGGATATGCCCAGGCCCGAGAGCCAGACTGGAGAAGCTGCAAAAAGACTGGAGCTGTAAGAATCCCTGTCACGATGTTTATGGGATCCCAAAGTATTCCCTCTCAAATTTACGGAAATCTTCCTCAGTAAACACAGTGCCTTCGGGCTTCTTCTTCTCTGTCTTCTCTGGAGGCTGATCTTTGGATTTCCTGCCTCTGTTCTGAGCAAGAATCTACAAACaatacagaaatggaaaaaacaacAGTCATTGTTATCCAGACCAAACCACAAAACAGGGATTTTCAAGTTCATATGCAGCACCCCTGCTGCTCTACAAGAACCCTGCTATTTTCCAGAGTGTCTCCAAAGAAAAGTGAGAGGCAAATCGCTGACGTTAACCAAAGCAGGtcactgggacagcagcagataCCAACTTGTTATTTGGAGTCAAATATGAAAACTATTTTCTAGTAATTGTCACAGAGATAAGAACATGGATTTCAATTCAGAACTTTCTGAAACTACTACCTTCTTTTTTATCCCCTCTCTCCATGACACAAGCCAAAAAGCCAACAAGTTGGTGGAATTCCCTCAGCATTTTCTAATacactgtcacctcctgtcacaATCTCCAGCCTGAGAAACACTGGCGTAAACTACTTTCTCTGTTTATGTAAGTTACCAGCCTATATCTCATAAAAACAGCCCTAAATTCCAGCACTGTCAGTTATTCTTCTCTTCAAATCCTGGCATGAAGCTACATTTTGGGGAAGACCATTCAAGAAATTCTCAAGTTATGAGAAACACCATTTAGGAAGCTGAGTAATTCCTATTAGATGAGCCAGCAGCACATCTGCTTCCTCGTTAATCAGCCTCCAGCTATGGACAAGGCCAGTTTGATCAACAGTAATGAGAAGGTTTAGACAGGGCACCTCTGCCAGCTGAAACTATGAAAAATTCTTGGTAATTAAGAAAAGCCAACAGCTGTCAGGGTATTTTGAGGAACCTGATGCAGTGGGTGGcattcctgcccatggcagggtggatGATGAACTGAATGAtcttttaaggtcccttcctacctaaatcattctatgattctaggATTTTCACTAGTATCAGAGAACATCATAGGGGGCAACATTTCATCATCAGTTTAAATCTTACTAAGTTATTTTGCTAGTGGACACAGAAATTCCTCCAGGTCATCTGTAGACAGAAACTTAACTTGACTCTCTTGTGTAAGGTATAAATCTGGAAGATCCGGGGATGACTCCCATTCACCTATGTTCCTCAGTGGAAACAGACCCCCCCATCCCAAACAGAAATTACAGTCTTACTTGTTCTGTGACGGCTTTGTCTGCAACAAGTCGTCCCTTTAACATGTACTGCAGGTTCTCTCTCAAGTGATTCACAGGCTTCTTCTTATGGTATTCCTCTGGGGCAAACCAGAATGTAACAAAACGCATGAGCTGCTCATCCGGGTCGCTCACAAAGAGAGACCAAGGAGGATCAGCAAAGTCCcgggagaaagaggagaaagacaCCGCTACAGCTCAGGGATAGGGGGGCGCCCACAAACGAGGCTGTGTTTAAAGTGAGCGACACCAAGAGGGCATACGGGAGAATGGCACGGGACGGGATGGGTACAGCAACCGGCAGCGTGGCTACGGGACACCACTAAGGTCCCCGGTGCGAGGGCTGTGGAGGAGTCGGAACTCACCTATCGCCGACTTCACGACTCTGCCCTTCACCGTGGTCTTGTTCCTGCCGGGCTCCGGGGCCCTCTTCCTGCGCCTCGCCGCGTCCGCCGCCCTGGGGCCGGCGCGGCCTCGCTGGAGTCCCGGCGGCGCCTTCGCCCGGCCTGCAACGGGAAGAGGGACGGAGTCACTGCAGCCGTACCGGGGAGCGcccctccgcccgcccgcccgcccggccagccccagccccgcgggCTCACCCGgcggctccagcagctccaggccgCGGCGCAGCAGCGATGCCGACATGGCCGCGCCCGCTCGCGCCCGGCTCCGCAGCGCCCCGCGCGGCCCGGAGGGCGGGCACGCGCGCCCCGCCCGTGAGGGGCGGCAGCTCCCGCCCGGCGGGCCAGGGCCGGCAGCGGGGGACGGGATCCCGCCGGTGCCGCCCGGCCGCAGGACACACAGCAGGGCATCAGCTAAAACACAGGAATTTTCTCCTCAAAGCGAGGCAGAACTTCTCCGCGGTTAGGGCGGCAGAGCACCGGAGTAGCCTGCACGAGGAGGTCGTGGAGTCTCCTTCTCTGGAGATGTTCAAAATCATTTGGATATGTTCCTGTGTCATCTGCTCTAGGTGACCCTGACTTGGCAGGGACTGTGAATATCCAGATTATCTCAAGTCAGGATGTTCTTTGATGCAAGATCTTTGAATATTTCCATTCTAATCAGcaagaaaaaagatttaatCGGTGTaacaggcagcagccagcatCCCTTAGTCAAGGACATCCAGGAACTAACAGACTTTAAGGATGTAGATAGTCAGGATGTTCTGTATCAGTAGAACAAATAGCAGTTAGTATCCCGTACTCAAGGATATCCTGGAACTAACAACCTTTTAGGATATAGTAAATCAAGATGTTGATGTATGTCTATGTATATATTGCTAGCTTGGCAAAATACTCAAGGTCCATGTGTGTTCCCTGTAGTACTAAAAGTCATGCCGAAAGGTCAAAAAGACCCCTGGCCAGGTGAAGGCTCTTCCGCCGAGCCTGCATAGAAATTAACTGGAGTTACATAATTACTCCTACGAACTCATCACAACACAGGGGCTGTAATTGGAAAGTTACAAACCCTGAAGATCTGCATATAAATGATGGAGTGGAAAGCCTGGTGGGTGTGCTTGGTTTGGGGAATGTCACTGGGCCCCTGGGCTCATACAActctaaaataataaataagcaTGTAATTATTGTCTGGTTGCACACCAGGTAATGAATCTGATTTTGTGGACAACACAAGGGATCCTGCCATCTCAGGGGTCATCACAGGCCAGGAGGAAAGGGGATGGTGTCATATTTTGTCTCAGCAAGGCCCCAAAATCCAGATTTAACTGTGCTAGAGTCATCAGGCCGAGAGGTTGACTCTGCCATAAATTGCGTATATTAATCAGGGTTACTTTAGTCTATTTGTTTTAAGCTTTCTTCTCCAGTTTTCACCCCTCTAGAGACTTCATGCTAATATCTGCTAAATTTAGCTAT from Haemorhous mexicanus isolate bHaeMex1 chromosome 5, bHaeMex1.pri, whole genome shotgun sequence encodes:
- the RPS19BP1 gene encoding active regulator of SIRT1, whose product is MSASLLRRGLELLEPPGRAKAPPGLQRGRAGPRAADAARRRKRAPEPGRNKTTVKGRVVKSAIEEYHKKKPVNHLRENLQYMLKGRLVADKAVTEQILAQNRGRKSKDQPPEKTEKKKPEGTVFTEEDFRKFEREYFGIP
- the ATF4 gene encoding cyclic AMP-dependent transcription factor ATF-4, which gives rise to MSFLNNEMLLGDSISPFSQPCSVAEESLGLLDDYLEVAEPLGSHGFSSDKAKAVSSNWLAVDSLGNTIDSSQEDAFSGMEWMVEKMDLKEFDFDALLGMEHLEATVSPDELMATLEDTCDLFNAAFQDIHNKELPLINNIITHLPESPVGADPMAPLASLWSFPLSPGSLTSTSDHSFSLELGSEVDVLEGERKREYPTVVMVITKSEKEDESHSDDSGICMSPDSYLGTPQHSPTNSLGSPNGNQFPADAPCGSVRSKPYDHPAEKVVSAKVKGEKKIDKKLKKMEQNKTAATRYRQKKRAEQEALSGECRELEQKNQALKEKADSLSKEIQYLKDLIEEVRKAKGKRARVPE